In the Candidatus Electrothrix sp. GW3-4 genome, one interval contains:
- a CDS encoding FAD-dependent oxidoreductase has protein sequence MSERKIITVSGKDAKGLRLTSKIFEEEVRGAAADADELVLESFGQHNIGLRLGKVERPLTIRITGPAGQRVGCMGMPGSTIICEGSASDDVGYLNIGADVIVKGDATNGVCNAMAGGRVMIGGSIGARGLTMTKWNPEYEKPEMWVLGSVGDTFAEFNCGGIAVICGHEAKNPNNVLGYRPCVGMVGGQVYFRGTTDDSYSRNNAKLSKPTDEEWQWLIDRLPAYLEAIGRPELLESLSQREEWNLLSAVTAQERALMFSGPMSMSEFAARIWNNGFGGGDPLRDLAPGLDRSLIGVVETGEMRRRSPYWVNRDSAAPCTYYCPMHIPTIDRLRMIREGKNEEAYEMLLRYTPFPASVCGTICPNLCIQNCSRKKVDYSIDVAVLGQAVHNVDPPKCKPATGHKVAIIGGGPAGMGAAWHLALAGIEAHIFERSEELGGKLAQTIPWERLTKAVWQMEVERFLKTELITAHLGVEMTREKMEELKAAYDYVIIAVGTHQPKIIPFQGHERVIPALDYLKAAKSDAPMATGKQVVVIGAGNVGCDVAAECYRLGAEEVTLVDIQKPLAFGKERDAAEALGATFKWPVMTKEVTEEGLVTDKDELIPAQTVIISIGDVPSLPFLPESVESVEIAGGSWIKTDDAGRTTDEKILAVGDVERPGLATNALGAAKRTAEYLASVLADKEWKPFAQKLIQYEALTIAHYDPAEEKGDTESQQAARCLSCGSCRDCHLCETICPTHAISRREVEPVDAGGVSFEYVSDGNKCIACGFCADTCPCGIWTMRPY, from the coding sequence ATGAGTGAGCGAAAAATAATAACTGTAAGCGGCAAAGATGCAAAGGGCCTGCGCCTGACATCCAAGATTTTTGAAGAAGAGGTGCGCGGTGCAGCTGCTGATGCCGACGAACTGGTTCTGGAGTCCTTTGGTCAGCATAATATCGGTCTGCGACTCGGTAAGGTAGAGCGTCCCCTGACCATCCGTATCACCGGCCCAGCAGGACAGCGGGTGGGCTGTATGGGCATGCCCGGTTCCACCATCATCTGCGAAGGCTCAGCCTCAGACGATGTGGGCTACCTCAACATCGGGGCAGACGTTATTGTCAAAGGCGATGCCACCAACGGTGTCTGTAACGCCATGGCTGGTGGCCGGGTGATGATCGGTGGTTCCATCGGTGCGCGCGGTCTGACCATGACGAAGTGGAATCCAGAGTATGAAAAACCAGAGATGTGGGTCTTGGGCTCTGTGGGGGATACCTTTGCCGAGTTTAACTGCGGCGGTATTGCGGTTATCTGTGGTCATGAGGCCAAAAACCCGAATAACGTCCTGGGCTACCGGCCCTGTGTCGGTATGGTTGGTGGTCAGGTCTATTTTCGCGGCACGACCGATGACAGCTACTCCCGCAATAATGCAAAACTGAGCAAACCCACTGACGAGGAATGGCAATGGCTCATCGATCGTTTACCCGCCTATCTGGAGGCCATTGGTCGCCCGGAGCTGCTGGAGAGCTTGAGTCAGCGCGAGGAGTGGAATCTGCTCAGTGCCGTCACAGCCCAGGAGCGGGCCCTGATGTTCTCTGGTCCCATGTCCATGTCCGAGTTTGCGGCCCGTATCTGGAATAATGGTTTTGGCGGTGGTGACCCCCTGCGTGACCTGGCTCCGGGCCTGGACCGTTCCCTGATCGGGGTGGTGGAAACCGGTGAGATGCGTCGCCGCAGCCCCTATTGGGTGAATCGTGATTCAGCAGCGCCCTGCACCTATTACTGTCCCATGCACATCCCCACCATTGATCGATTGCGGATGATCCGTGAGGGCAAAAATGAGGAAGCCTATGAGATGTTGCTCCGCTATACCCCCTTTCCGGCTTCGGTCTGCGGTACCATCTGCCCCAACCTCTGTATCCAGAACTGTTCCCGCAAGAAGGTGGATTATTCCATTGATGTTGCTGTGCTGGGACAGGCCGTGCATAATGTTGACCCTCCCAAATGCAAGCCTGCGACCGGGCATAAGGTCGCTATTATCGGCGGTGGTCCGGCGGGTATGGGAGCGGCCTGGCATCTGGCCCTGGCAGGCATTGAGGCCCATATCTTTGAGCGGAGTGAGGAACTGGGCGGAAAGCTGGCCCAGACTATCCCCTGGGAACGCCTGACCAAGGCGGTCTGGCAGATGGAGGTCGAGCGCTTTCTCAAGACCGAGCTGATCACGGCTCACCTTGGCGTGGAAATGACCAGGGAAAAGATGGAAGAACTCAAGGCAGCATATGATTATGTTATTATTGCCGTGGGGACCCATCAGCCCAAGATCATCCCCTTTCAGGGTCATGAACGGGTTATCCCGGCCCTGGATTACCTAAAGGCGGCCAAGAGTGACGCGCCCATGGCGACCGGTAAGCAGGTGGTGGTTATCGGCGCAGGCAATGTGGGCTGTGACGTGGCTGCGGAATGCTACCGGCTTGGTGCTGAGGAAGTGACCTTGGTGGATATCCAGAAGCCCTTGGCCTTTGGCAAGGAGCGGGATGCAGCTGAGGCCTTAGGGGCCACCTTCAAATGGCCGGTCATGACTAAGGAGGTCACGGAAGAAGGGCTGGTCACGGATAAGGATGAGCTGATTCCGGCCCAGACCGTGATTATTTCCATCGGTGATGTCCCTAGCCTGCCCTTCCTGCCGGAGAGCGTTGAGAGCGTTGAGATTGCTGGTGGCTCCTGGATCAAGACCGATGATGCCGGTCGGACCACTGACGAAAAAATCCTGGCAGTGGGTGATGTGGAGCGGCCTGGTCTGGCCACCAATGCCCTGGGAGCGGCCAAACGGACAGCTGAGTACCTCGCCTCTGTATTAGCAGACAAAGAGTGGAAGCCCTTTGCCCAAAAACTGATCCAGTACGAGGCCCTGACCATAGCCCATTATGATCCGGCAGAGGAAAAAGGCGATACGGAAAGCCAGCAGGCAGCCCGCTGCCTGAGTTGCGGCTCCTGTCGTGACTGCCATCTCTGTGAGACCATCTGTCCGACCCATGCCATCTCCCGGCGGGAAGTGGAACCTGTGGATGCGGGCGGTGTGAGCTTTGAGTATGTGTCTGATGGTAATAAATGCATTGCCTGTGGGTTCTGCGCTGATACCTGTCCCTGCGGTATCTGGACCATGCGACCTTATTAA
- a CDS encoding HEPN domain-containing protein, with protein sequence MKKQTEYWLNSAGDDLMLIQEIIGNEHLTNMVAFHSQQAIEKSIKAVLEEKEGTVPRIHNIINLQGKIENYIELSVDRELFGQINELYIDSRYPMDMGFLPDGKPSKEIAEEFFSIATEVYDNIRTYLS encoded by the coding sequence ATGAAAAAACAGACTGAATATTGGTTGAACTCTGCCGGAGACGATCTGATGCTCATACAAGAAATTATAGGTAATGAGCATCTGACCAACATGGTAGCCTTTCATTCCCAACAGGCAATAGAAAAAAGCATCAAGGCTGTACTGGAAGAAAAAGAAGGGACTGTACCAAGAATTCATAACATCATAAATCTTCAAGGCAAAATAGAAAATTACATTGAACTCTCTGTTGACCGAGAGCTGTTTGGTCAAATTAACGAATTGTACATTGATTCCCGCTACCCGATGGATATGGGATTTCTCCCGGATGGTAAGCCATCGAAAGAAATTGCCGAAGAATTTTTTAGCATAGCGACCGAAGTTTACGATAATATCAGGACATATTTATCGTAA
- a CDS encoding nucleotidyltransferase domain-containing protein, which translates to MEDKRKYLPEIVRSIRKTDPYKIILFGSYAGDSFTEDSDLDLLVVLDSLGIAKNYDEKMRNKMLVRRKIYNLSKRIPIDLLVYTRGEYDIVLKSENSFCNEIKKTGKLLYEKTD; encoded by the coding sequence ATGGAAGACAAAAGGAAATATCTTCCTGAAATAGTAAGAAGTATAAGGAAGACTGATCCCTATAAAATAATTTTGTTCGGCTCATATGCTGGCGATTCCTTTACAGAGGACAGCGATCTTGATTTACTCGTCGTGCTGGACTCCTTGGGTATAGCAAAAAATTATGATGAGAAAATGCGAAACAAGATGCTGGTTCGCAGAAAAATTTACAATTTGAGCAAAAGAATACCTATTGATTTATTGGTCTATACAAGAGGTGAGTACGATATTGTCCTGAAGAGTGAAAATTCTTTTTGTAATGAGATAAAGAAGACGGGAAAATTACTGTATGAAAAAACAGACTGA
- a CDS encoding glutamate synthase-related protein: protein MVSVRSVYTQPSSLTYSDLPWIIEHREDRCTLCGQCTAVCPKQAIFLTYRRQRVPKLDILKKKRGNEYRHFVGIRQNTEVDKMCIGCGMCAEVCPNEAIGPKPNPNEHRSRFHMDQKGDSWKRGGRRNAPGKTILDRISFGRISMLTDPALDAGRHEFSTNTILGRVLPPEEYIRRKAAGEWIPPTREIFPFVIGSMSFGALSPNMWLGLLQGVAYCNEVLGIPVVMATGEGGCPPWVLKSPFLKYIILQIASGYFGWDEIIRAIPDMQCDPAAIEIKYGQGAKPGDGGLLMWFKVSKLIARLRGVPEGVDLPSPPVHQTLYSIEESVMKMIQTLSMAFNFRVPVYPKISGSTSAKSVLNNLVRNPYAGGLLIDGIDGGTGAAYNVSMDATGYPIASNLRECYQELVAQGRQNEIPLFAAGGVGKNGNVTQNGMALIMLGASGVHIGKYIMQSAAGCLGNELGRCNVCNVGICPKGITSQNEKLFRRLDPDDVAQRVADTFSSIRTEMKKIMAPLGRSQSLPIGMSDALGIDDADAAERLGIKYAC from the coding sequence ATGGTCTCAGTTCGATCAGTTTACACTCAGCCAAGCAGCCTGACCTACAGTGATCTGCCCTGGATTATAGAGCATCGTGAGGATCGCTGCACCCTGTGCGGGCAGTGTACAGCGGTCTGTCCCAAGCAGGCTATTTTCCTGACCTACCGCAGACAGAGGGTGCCTAAGCTGGATATCCTCAAGAAAAAGCGCGGCAACGAGTACCGTCATTTTGTCGGCATTCGCCAGAATACCGAAGTGGATAAGATGTGCATTGGTTGCGGCATGTGTGCCGAGGTCTGCCCCAATGAGGCTATAGGGCCAAAGCCTAATCCCAATGAGCATCGCTCCCGTTTTCATATGGATCAGAAAGGTGATTCCTGGAAGCGTGGTGGCCGCCGCAATGCTCCGGGGAAGACGATCCTGGACCGCATCTCCTTTGGCAGGATTTCCATGCTCACCGACCCTGCCCTGGATGCGGGACGGCACGAGTTCAGCACCAATACTATTCTTGGCCGGGTGCTGCCGCCGGAAGAGTACATCCGCCGTAAGGCCGCTGGCGAGTGGATTCCGCCGACCCGGGAGATCTTTCCCTTTGTGATCGGCTCCATGTCCTTTGGTGCCTTATCGCCCAATATGTGGCTGGGCCTGCTCCAGGGTGTGGCCTATTGTAATGAGGTCCTCGGGATCCCTGTGGTCATGGCCACCGGTGAGGGCGGTTGTCCGCCCTGGGTCCTGAAGAGCCCGTTCCTCAAATATATTATCCTCCAGATCGCCTCTGGTTATTTTGGTTGGGATGAGATCATCCGGGCTATCCCGGATATGCAATGTGATCCGGCCGCCATTGAGATCAAGTACGGTCAGGGCGCCAAGCCCGGTGACGGTGGTCTGCTGATGTGGTTCAAGGTCTCCAAGCTCATTGCCCGCCTGCGCGGGGTGCCGGAAGGGGTCGATCTGCCTTCTCCACCGGTCCACCAGACCCTCTACTCCATTGAGGAGAGTGTCATGAAGATGATCCAGACCCTGTCCATGGCCTTTAACTTCCGGGTCCCGGTTTATCCCAAGATCTCCGGTTCGACCTCGGCCAAGTCCGTGCTCAATAATCTGGTTCGTAACCCCTATGCCGGTGGGCTGCTCATTGACGGTATTGATGGCGGAACCGGTGCAGCCTATAACGTATCTATGGATGCGACCGGCTACCCCATTGCCTCCAACCTGCGTGAGTGTTATCAGGAACTGGTTGCCCAGGGCCGCCAGAACGAGATCCCGCTCTTTGCCGCAGGCGGTGTGGGCAAGAACGGCAACGTAACCCAGAACGGTATGGCCCTGATCATGCTGGGCGCCTCCGGTGTGCATATCGGTAAGTACATCATGCAGTCCGCTGCCGGTTGTCTGGGTAACGAGCTGGGCCGCTGTAATGTCTGTAATGTGGGGATTTGTCCCAAGGGTATTACCAGCCAGAACGAAAAATTGTTCCGTCGCCTGGACCCGGATGATGTGGCCCAGCGGGTGGCTGATACCTTCTCCTCCATCAGAACCGAGATGAAGAAGATCATGGCCCCGCTCGGTCGCTCCCAGAGCCTGCCCATCGGCATGTCCGATGCCCTTGGCATTGATGATGCAGATGCGGCAGAGCGCTTGGGGATTAAGTACGCCTGCTGA
- a CDS encoding glutamate synthase, producing MCRLALKTADIPFSPYEVLTGMEAMQEGYDGSGLGLLLRGVSFEDYKYKKEDQLILSGIAHTEAAFKRLQRLMEERGFEQDYDHRFKVNADLIESKDRYQYIVRVYKKPEGLTEKELEDRLMETRLFLRKDGEEHGNDLTIFSFWPDVVTIKEVGWPLQVGDALGLNDDRIKARVVMAQGRQNTNYGINLYACHPFFIQGIATMTNGENTAFVPIKEWLEGKKLPGYMGYQSDSEVFAHILHYVTKRLNLPLAAYKHVITPLKTEEMNAHPQGDFLKGLRTACRRLIIDGPNAVIGTLPDETCMLVMDAKKMRPATVGGRPGAWAIASEMCGVEALVPDRDPSLDFQPMREHTVIIPPERKELQIWSQFDQFTLSQAA from the coding sequence ATGTGTCGATTAGCCCTGAAAACCGCAGATATACCCTTCTCACCGTATGAGGTGCTGACCGGCATGGAGGCCATGCAGGAGGGATATGACGGCAGCGGTCTCGGACTGCTGCTGCGTGGTGTCAGTTTTGAGGATTATAAGTATAAAAAAGAGGACCAGCTCATCCTGTCTGGTATTGCCCATACAGAGGCCGCCTTCAAGCGCCTCCAGCGGCTTATGGAGGAGCGGGGCTTTGAGCAGGACTATGATCACCGCTTTAAGGTCAATGCTGATCTGATTGAATCCAAGGATCGCTACCAGTACATTGTCCGGGTCTATAAGAAACCGGAAGGGTTGACTGAAAAAGAGCTGGAAGACCGGCTGATGGAGACCCGGCTTTTTCTCCGCAAGGACGGGGAAGAGCACGGTAATGACCTGACTATTTTTTCCTTTTGGCCCGATGTGGTGACCATCAAAGAGGTGGGCTGGCCCCTCCAGGTCGGTGATGCCTTGGGGCTCAACGACGATCGGATCAAGGCCAGAGTGGTTATGGCCCAGGGACGACAGAATACCAACTATGGCATTAACCTCTATGCCTGTCATCCCTTCTTTATCCAGGGCATTGCCACCATGACCAATGGCGAGAACACGGCCTTTGTCCCGATCAAGGAATGGCTGGAAGGGAAAAAACTCCCCGGTTACATGGGCTACCAGTCTGACTCCGAGGTCTTTGCCCATATTCTCCATTATGTCACCAAGAGGCTCAACCTGCCCTTGGCAGCCTATAAACATGTTATTACTCCGCTGAAAACAGAGGAGATGAATGCCCATCCCCAGGGGGATTTTCTTAAGGGCCTGCGGACTGCCTGCCGTCGCTTGATCATTGATGGCCCTAACGCGGTTATCGGTACCTTGCCCGATGAAACCTGCATGCTGGTCATGGATGCGAAGAAGATGCGTCCTGCCACGGTTGGCGGTCGGCCCGGTGCCTGGGCCATTGCCTCGGAGATGTGCGGTGTGGAGGCCTTGGTTCCAGATCGTGACCCCTCCCTTGATTTTCAGCCCATGCGTGAACATACAGTCATTATTCCACCCGAAAGAAAGGAACTTCAGATATGGTCTCAGTTCGATCAGTTTACACTCAGCCAAGCAGCCTGA
- a CDS encoding YkgJ family cysteine cluster protein: MKKVSPKLSDIFNCTRCGYCCQGETTVSLDQDDQERMVAKLGLSQQEVEEKYWRVTGAMVQMKIVDHHCIFYNKDMGCSVHEGRPWRCGQWPLHPSILSDESNFRAIRESCPGINQALGWEEFCDIFKQLLEQDEKLLC, from the coding sequence ATGAAAAAAGTATCCCCTAAGCTCTCTGATATCTTCAACTGCACCCGCTGTGGCTATTGCTGTCAAGGCGAAACAACGGTCTCGCTGGACCAGGACGATCAGGAGCGGATGGTCGCCAAACTGGGCCTGAGTCAACAAGAGGTTGAGGAAAAATACTGGCGGGTTACCGGTGCGATGGTGCAGATGAAGATCGTGGATCATCACTGCATTTTTTACAACAAGGATATGGGGTGCTCTGTGCATGAGGGACGGCCCTGGCGTTGCGGCCAATGGCCTCTTCACCCGAGTATTCTCAGTGATGAAAGTAACTTTCGTGCTATTCGTGAGTCCTGCCCTGGCATCAATCAGGCCCTGGGCTGGGAAGAGTTCTGTGACATCTTTAAACAGCTGTTGGAGCAGGACGAAAAGCTGCTCTGCTGA
- a CDS encoding transposase, giving the protein MKVMPYLEAAEQRGVKPEEIAADTLYGSDDNHEAAKQKGVDLIAPTLDRQKDLFCTLTDFEFSENGFVISCPEKCQPVKKSKKKDRFTIAFSSEKCNACPRVNHCPVKPGKKDLVYLRYNEKVVRLTRRRANERTDEFKDKYRFRAGVEATMSQLDRRTGIKHLRVRGMKAVRFAASMKATALNIIRAAAYKKRRNKGKSPSSPSFGGLIDLLGAPSYCRTQPPSGWLQERFVCYLLLCSFHHSSSYSGYCSGALP; this is encoded by the coding sequence ATGAAAGTGATGCCGTATCTTGAGGCCGCAGAACAACGTGGTGTAAAACCGGAAGAAATAGCAGCCGATACGCTCTACGGGAGCGATGACAATCACGAGGCGGCAAAACAAAAAGGCGTTGATCTGATCGCCCCCACTCTGGATCGACAAAAAGATCTCTTCTGCACTCTGACCGATTTTGAGTTTTCTGAAAACGGTTTTGTCATCTCGTGCCCTGAAAAATGCCAGCCGGTCAAAAAATCCAAGAAAAAAGACAGGTTCACCATAGCCTTTTCGTCAGAAAAATGTAATGCCTGCCCGAGAGTCAACCATTGCCCTGTTAAACCCGGCAAAAAAGACCTCGTTTATCTCCGCTATAACGAGAAGGTCGTCCGCCTCACCCGAAGAAGAGCCAACGAGCGAACCGATGAATTCAAAGACAAGTATCGGTTCCGGGCCGGAGTCGAGGCGACCATGTCGCAACTTGATCGACGCACGGGAATCAAGCACCTCCGGGTTCGAGGTATGAAAGCGGTTCGTTTCGCAGCGAGCATGAAGGCAACAGCACTCAATATCATACGGGCAGCTGCGTACAAAAAACGGCGAAACAAGGGGAAAAGCCCTTCATCACCCTCCTTCGGAGGCTTGATTGACCTGTTGGGTGCTCCCTCGTACTGCAGAACACAGCCTCCTTCAGGGTGGTTGCAGGAAAGATTTGTTTGTTATTTGCTTCTTTGCTCGTTTCACCACTCGTCATCATATTCCGGGTACTGCTCAGGTGCCTTGCCGTGA
- a CDS encoding transposase, with protein sequence MLNIKDHKTINMFDPFDFLGPKRRKMLGESWAGIFRDHVRHVLPVDLLARYFSAKMGRPTNELVAMMGAMLLQQMHNLTDQETAEQFVFNIQWHYALDITNNSGRICIFTEAIKRFLVNLKRQHKNDFNELDLTLRDRYLKKEEESAFSMVKPSESTKTLQMVAEDLFFLINRFCSRPDIASMKTYQLMTRVLKEQCITEQGENTDEPRVILKANKDIPSDSLQNPSDPDAGYSGHKGKGYQAQVAETYSNEKDAGTLSLITYVDVQAAHESDAVS encoded by the coding sequence ATGTTAAACATCAAAGATCACAAAACCATTAACATGTTCGACCCTTTTGATTTTCTCGGGCCGAAACGTCGAAAAATGCTGGGCGAGTCATGGGCGGGGATTTTTCGGGATCATGTCCGCCACGTGCTTCCTGTTGACCTCCTTGCCCGGTATTTCAGTGCGAAGATGGGACGTCCAACCAATGAGCTCGTTGCCATGATGGGAGCGATGTTGTTGCAGCAGATGCATAATCTGACAGACCAAGAAACAGCCGAGCAGTTTGTCTTTAATATACAATGGCATTATGCTCTTGATATCACAAACAACTCAGGTAGAATCTGTATCTTTACAGAAGCTATCAAGAGATTCCTGGTCAACCTCAAGCGGCAGCACAAAAACGATTTCAATGAACTTGATCTAACTTTGCGGGATCGCTACCTGAAAAAAGAAGAGGAAAGTGCCTTTTCTATGGTTAAACCGTCCGAATCGACCAAAACCCTGCAAATGGTTGCTGAAGACCTTTTTTTTCTTATCAACAGGTTCTGCTCGCGTCCTGACATCGCGTCCATGAAAACATATCAGCTCATGACGCGCGTTCTGAAAGAACAATGCATCACAGAGCAGGGAGAAAATACTGATGAACCGCGTGTCATCCTGAAGGCGAATAAGGATATCCCCTCCGACTCTCTTCAGAATCCCTCTGATCCCGATGCCGGATACAGCGGTCATAAAGGCAAAGGATACCAGGCTCAGGTCGCTGAAACATATAGCAATGAGAAAGATGCTGGAACTCTTTCCCTGATCACCTATGTTGATGTGCAGGCTGCCCATGAAAGTGATGCCGTATCTTGA
- a CDS encoding Txe/YoeB family addiction module toxin — MNRQLAWTDEAWKDYVYWQSQDKKTLKRINKLIDAVKRDPFRGIGKPEALKENLSGFWSRRIDEQNRLVYAVTDQYITIISCRYHY, encoded by the coding sequence GTGAATAGACAGCTTGCCTGGACGGATGAAGCATGGAAGGATTATGTCTATTGGCAGTCACAAGACAAAAAGACCCTGAAAAGGATCAATAAACTGATTGATGCGGTCAAGCGTGATCCCTTTAGGGGAATCGGCAAGCCTGAAGCATTAAAGGAAAATTTATCCGGTTTCTGGTCCCGCAGAATTGATGAACAGAACAGGTTGGTTTATGCTGTGACTGATCAATATATTACAATCATTTCATGTCGGTATCATTATTGA